GGCCAGGGCGAGGCAAGCGAGTGCGGCGCGTGCGGTTCTCATCGGTCCTCCCGCGCGAGCAGTGCATGAGCGATGAAGTCGACCGTAGTGGCCTCGATCGAGCTCTCGTCGAACTCCTGCGGCGACGCATCCCAGTGTCGGTGCACCGCCCAGTACACCGCCGTCTCGAGCACCATGCGCGCCGTGGCCGGGACGTCGCGCAGCGGCCGCAGCGCGCGGCGGCGCGCGCGGTCGGCGAGGTAGCGCTCGAGCGACGCCAGCAGCCCCACGCGCCCGCTGGCGCCGTACCAGACCGACGCCAGCTCCGGGTAGTCGTGGGCGCAGCGGTCGATCAGCTTGATGCCGACCCGGTGGCTCGTCAGCATCGCGTAGAGCTCGCGCACGATTCCCGCGAGCTCTCGGCGCACGTCCGTGACGCGCCGCCGCTCGAGCGCTGCGGCCAGCTCCGGCAGCACGCCGGCGGCCGCGATCCGCGCGCGCACCTCGAGCAGTGTCGCGCCCGGGCGCGGCGTCGCGATCGGAAGCTTCGCGGGCGTCGCGATCCGCCCGGGCGCGTCGGCGTGATCGAGGACCGCCTCGAAGAGCGCTTCCTTGCTCTCGACGTACAGGTAGACGGTTCCCTTGGCGACGCCGAGCCGCTCGGCCACGTCCGACATCTGCGTGCGCTGGAAGCCCTTCTCCAGGAACACGGCGGTCGCCGCCTGGATCAGCTCGTGAAACCGATCTGCCGGGATCCGGCGGGCCACGCTCGCACCCTACGATAACTGACCCACTCAGTCAATACTGTTGCAGTAGGCTGTTCCGGGCGATGGAGAAGATCACGGGGCACTGTCTGTGCGGCAGCATCCGCTTCAGCGCGCGGCTGCCCAGTCTGTTCTGCGTGCACTGCCACTGCTCGATGTGCCGGCGCAACCACGGCGCCGGCTACGTCACTTGG
Above is a window of Myxococcota bacterium DNA encoding:
- a CDS encoding helix-turn-helix domain-containing protein, which codes for MARRIPADRFHELIQAATAVFLEKGFQRTQMSDVAERLGVAKGTVYLYVESKEALFEAVLDHADAPGRIATPAKLPIATPRPGATLLEVRARIAAAGVLPELAAALERRRVTDVRRELAGIVRELYAMLTSHRVGIKLIDRCAHDYPELASVWYGASGRVGLLASLERYLADRARRRALRPLRDVPATARMVLETAVYWAVHRHWDASPQEFDESSIEATTVDFIAHALLAREDR